One part of the Candidatus Zixiibacteriota bacterium genome encodes these proteins:
- the yaaA gene encoding peroxide stress protein YaaA, with the protein MCKSLILIPCCGSKQEGGDNNYDNDKSILNYLDDKSKLINLRKILLENFNLPNDLDVGDSPQNNNDVLYMPAYRRYCGKLYSKITDNAWQQLEGNPKLDLIIVSALFGLVKWNESLRDYNVAMKNKIEGKSLKRWWRDNNLCGILKDYIKENNISKIYNILSNDYSDALRGCFANCGIKVEKHNFSKYRIAINYHRGKWVNDFILKF; encoded by the coding sequence ATGTGTAAATCATTAATTTTAATACCTTGTTGTGGTTCTAAACAAGAAGGCGGAGATAATAATTATGATAATGATAAATCAATCCTAAATTATTTAGATGATAAAAGTAAATTAATTAATTTAAGGAAAATACTACTTGAAAACTTCAACCTTCCAAATGATCTAGATGTTGGGGATAGCCCGCAAAACAATAATGATGTCCTGTATATGCCAGCATATAGAAGATATTGCGGAAAATTGTATTCCAAGATTACAGATAATGCATGGCAACAATTAGAAGGAAACCCGAAACTGGATTTGATTATAGTTTCAGCATTGTTCGGTTTAGTTAAGTGGAATGAATCACTACGTGATTACAATGTTGCAATGAAAAATAAAATCGAGGGAAAAAGTCTGAAACGTTGGTGGAGAGATAATAATCTATGCGGGATATTGAAAGATTATATAAAGGAGAATAATATCTCAAAAATATACAATATTCTATCAAACGATTATTCAGATGCATTACGAGGTTGCTTTGCAAATTGTGGCATTAAAGTAGAAAAACACAATTTTTCAAAATACCGTATCGCTATCAATTATCATAGAGGAAAATGGGTAAACGACTTTATCCTTAAATTTTGA
- a CDS encoding class I SAM-dependent methyltransferase: MAEERVCPVWIGYLLASPIRRLFQNPKNILGNHIKPGMTALDIGCAMGFFSLWMAKAVGPDGRVIGVDLQEKMVNSLKRRAEKAGLSKRIEPRVCSDKSLEIADLSEQVDLALAFYVVHEVPSVSGFIDEVYKSLKPGGRFFVVEPNGHISADDYRANEAMMQKAGFTIVDHPKIKRSYATLFAKN, translated from the coding sequence TTGGCAGAAGAAAGAGTTTGTCCTGTATGGATTGGCTACCTATTAGCCAGCCCGATAAGGCGACTTTTCCAGAATCCGAAAAATATCCTTGGCAATCACATTAAGCCCGGCATGACAGCGCTGGATATCGGCTGTGCTATGGGCTTTTTCAGCCTCTGGATGGCTAAAGCGGTTGGGCCTGATGGGCGGGTTATCGGCGTGGATCTTCAGGAAAAAATGGTCAATTCTCTGAAACGCCGCGCTGAGAAAGCCGGTTTATCCAAACGTATAGAACCGCGTGTCTGCAGTGATAAAAGCCTTGAAATCGCCGACCTTTCCGAACAGGTTGATTTGGCTTTGGCATTTTATGTGGTGCATGAGGTGCCGAGTGTTTCCGGGTTTATTGACGAGGTGTATAAATCGTTAAAGCCGGGCGGCAGGTTTTTTGTGGTAGAGCCTAACGGTCATATATCCGCCGATGATTACCGCGCCAATGAAGCCATGATGCAAAAAGCAGGCTTCACGATTGTCGACCATCCCAAGATTAAACGCAGTTATGCGACATTATTTGCCAAGAATTGA
- a CDS encoding tyrosine-type recombinase/integrase: MRFQRTSDLVEAFISDCRYRNLADKVISEYKRLLSDIEERHGDLMSVDRQKVKEYVLERLNEGLSPYTVNHYIKAMKVFYSFLIREDVVDDNPMAKLIKIREPKRIKPVLDENKVSKLISTIPVKGLFNVRDKAMITLLWDTAIRLSELLTIELANLNMQFKTIKILGKGNKERIVPFGNKTKREILKYLKYRNEIESQFLFCTKGGMLISTRNFQRTVRRLGQKIGVKVSPHLLRHSAATFLAKHEMPAQHIQILLGHSSLSTTQRYINQIVNQEGLQISHRRLSPADRL; the protein is encoded by the coding sequence ATGAGGTTTCAGAGAACATCAGACTTGGTAGAAGCATTTATCAGTGATTGTCGCTATCGAAATTTAGCCGACAAAGTAATTTCAGAATATAAACGACTTTTATCAGACATTGAAGAGCGACATGGTGATTTAATGTCGGTTGACAGACAGAAGGTGAAGGAATATGTTTTAGAGAGATTAAATGAAGGGCTATCACCCTATACTGTTAATCATTATATCAAAGCCATGAAAGTATTTTATTCATTTTTAATAAGGGAGGATGTTGTTGATGACAATCCAATGGCTAAACTAATTAAAATACGAGAACCCAAAAGGATTAAACCCGTACTCGATGAAAACAAGGTTTCTAAGCTTATTTCAACTATTCCGGTAAAAGGATTATTCAATGTTAGAGATAAAGCAATGATAACTTTATTATGGGATACCGCTATCAGACTTAGCGAACTTCTTACAATAGAACTGGCTAATCTCAATATGCAATTTAAAACTATTAAAATTTTGGGTAAAGGAAACAAAGAAAGAATAGTACCGTTTGGAAATAAAACTAAACGGGAAATTCTTAAATATCTAAAATATCGTAATGAAATAGAATCGCAGTTTTTATTTTGTACAAAAGGTGGTATGCTTATTTCGACCCGCAATTTCCAGCGAACTGTCAGAAGACTTGGCCAGAAAATCGGTGTAAAGGTCTCCCCTCACTTACTGAGGCATTCTGCCGCTACTTTCTTAGCTAAACACGAAATGCCCGCTCAGCATATACAGATACTGCTTGGACATTCAAGCCTGAGTACAACTCAGCGATATATCAATCAGATAGTCAATCAGGAGGGCTTGCAGATAAGCCATAGAAGGCTAAGTCCGGCTGATAGGTTGTAA